Proteins encoded by one window of Melospiza melodia melodia isolate bMelMel2 chromosome 9, bMelMel2.pri, whole genome shotgun sequence:
- the NAA20 gene encoding N-alpha-acetyltransferase 20 isoform X1, whose product MTTLRAFTCDDLFRFNNINLDPLTETYGIPFYLQYLAHWPEYFIVAEAPGGELMGYIMGKAEGSVAREEWHGHVTALSVAPEFRRLGLAAKLMELLEEISEKYEKSSFQRYREEISYTSASSCKTRRHRITLSCSSHAMYQGSGSISYNPQQLMHKKFYAKCFSRKIHKSNVEKLTNIASIGNACILPHLLYFSFHMLEIGRLLKWNYFLYGLFWVFLLQLKFISLLGSISLYSL is encoded by the exons ATGACAACGCTCCGCGCCTTCACCTGCGACGACCTCTTCCGATTCAACAACAT CAATCTGGACCCGCTGACGGAGACC TACGGGATTCCCTTCTACTTGCAGTACCTCGCCCACTGGCCCGAGTATTTCATCGTCGCCGAGGCGCCCGGCGGGGAGCTGATGGGTTACA TCATGGGCAAAGCCGAAGGCTCTGTGGCCAGGGAAGAATGGCACGGACACGTTACTGCTCTCTCTGTTGCACCAGAATTTCGACGGCTGGGTTTGGCTGCTAAATTGATGGAGCTTCTGGAAGAAATTTCAGAAAA ATATGAGAAAAGCTCTTTCCAGAGATACAGAGAAGAAATCAGTTATACCTCTGCCTCATCCTGTAAGACCAGAAGACATCGAATAACTTTAAGCTGCAGTTCTCATGCAATGTACCAAGGGTCAGGTTCCATCTCCTATAACCCGCAACAACTTATGCATAAGAAGTTTTATGCCAAATGTTTTTCCCGTAAAATACATAAAAGCAACGTTGAGAAGCTGACTAACATTGCTTCTATTGGTAATGCCTGTATACTGCCACACTTACTCTATTTTTCCTTTCACATGTTGGAGATTGGGAGACTATTAAAATGGAATTACTTCCTGTATGGTCTTTTCTGGGTTTTCTTGCTGCAGCtaaaatttatttctcttttagGAAGCATCTCATTGTATAGTCTGTGA
- the NAA20 gene encoding N-alpha-acetyltransferase 20 isoform X2, translating into MTTLRAFTCDDLFRFNNINLDPLTETYGIPFYLQYLAHWPEYFIVAEAPGGELMGYIMGKAEGSVAREEWHGHVTALSVAPEFRRLGLAAKLMELLEEISEKKGGFFVDLFVRVSNQVAVNMYKQLGYSVYRTVLEYYSASSGEPDEDAYDMRKALSRDTEKKSVIPLPHPVRPEDIE; encoded by the exons ATGACAACGCTCCGCGCCTTCACCTGCGACGACCTCTTCCGATTCAACAACAT CAATCTGGACCCGCTGACGGAGACC TACGGGATTCCCTTCTACTTGCAGTACCTCGCCCACTGGCCCGAGTATTTCATCGTCGCCGAGGCGCCCGGCGGGGAGCTGATGGGTTACA TCATGGGCAAAGCCGAAGGCTCTGTGGCCAGGGAAGAATGGCACGGACACGTTACTGCTCTCTCTGTTGCACCAGAATTTCGACGGCTGGGTTTGGCTGCTAAATTGATGGAGCTTCTGGAAGAAATTTCAGAAAA AAAGGGTGGATTTTTTGTCGATCTCTTTGTGAGAGTATCAAATCAGGTTGCTGTAAATATGTATAAGCAACTAGGCTACAGTGTGTACCGAACAGTTTTAGAGTACTACTCAGCTAGCAGTGGGGAGCCAGATGAAGATGCTTATG ATATGAGAAAAGCTCTTTCCAGAGATACAGAGAAGAAATCAGTTATACCTCTGCCTCATCCTGTAAGACCAGAAGACATCGAATAA